One part of the Dysidea avara chromosome 10, odDysAvar1.4, whole genome shotgun sequence genome encodes these proteins:
- the LOC136269045 gene encoding uncharacterized protein, with the protein MGGRGLVNIEQLYQRRLVLLAHHLRASRDDLVQACCELMLQSPSRRSVFSMAGDVASSLALCDVLNFSSDQLRTAVVTSQRKKLLNTLYAKPLHGKFFTWVHSSVINTARSFRWLQCSMHGESESSIFAIQDQVLCTRSYQAKIMKIPVQSILCRLCQEQEESIQHLLSGCPALASTSYLRRHDMVGRVLHWHLSKCFKLPLSAKHWYDHQPLPVVENDSAKVLWDFSLQTDVHVPSNRPDLVLFLKHEHRIMFFEVSCPADVNVPNKEQEKLTKYQPLIREFSECHGQPVSIIPVVFGHSGVVSVHQQDYLKQIPNYNENLFNSLQKAAILGTVNILTSLNIGCT; encoded by the coding sequence GCGGGCATCGAGGGATGATCTTGTACAGGCCTGCTGTGAGCTGATGTTGCAGAGTCCCTCACGTAGGTCTGTATTTTCTATGGCTGGTGATGTTGCTTCTTCACTAGCTTTATGTGATGTGTTGAATTTTAGCTCGGACCAGTTAAGGACCGCTGTGGTAACTTCTCAGAGGAAGAAACTTTTGAACACATTGTATGCCAAACCATTGCATGGTAAATTCTTTACATGGGTACATTCATCCGTTATTAACACTGCACGTAGTTTTCGATGGTTGCAGTGTTCGATGCATGGCGAGTCCGAGAGCAGCATATTTGCTATCCAAGATCAGGTCTTATGTACAAGATCTTATCAGGCCAAAATAATGAAAATACCTGTCCAATCCATCTTGTGTCGTTTGTGTCAGGAGCAGGAAGAGTCAATTCAACATCTGTTATCTGGCTGCCCTGCACTTGCATCAACAAGCTATCTTCGTCGACATGACATGGTGGGCCGGGTTCTCCATTGGCATCTGAGTAAGTGTTTCAAGTTACCATTATCTGCTAAGCACTGGTATGACCATCAGCCCTTGCCGGTGGTTGAGAATGATTCTGCAAAGGTCCTATGGGACTTTAGTTTACAAACTGATGTTCATGTTCCTTCGAATCGACCTGACCTTGTACTGTTCCTGAAACATGAACATAGAATAATGTTTTTTGAAGTATCTTGTCCTGCGGACGTTAATGTACCTAATAAGGAGCAGGAGAAACTAACCAAATACCAACCACTTATCCGGGAGTTTTCTGAGTGTCATGGTCAGCCTGTTAGCATCATACCTGTTGTTTTTGGTCATTCAGGTGTGGTGTCAGTTCATCAACAGGATTACTTGAAGCAAATCCCAAATTACAATGAGAACTTGTTTAATAGCCTCCAGAAAGCTGCTATCTTGGGGACCGTAAACATCTTAACATCTTTGAACATTGGCTGTACTTAG